Proteins from a genomic interval of Lactococcus protaetiae:
- a CDS encoding LPXTG cell wall anchor domain-containing protein has translation MRKRILQLLIIISVILLGNIFLTNFSHLSVLTVFADTSSPVVVSNEEQLVAAIDDSSVQNIEISGTYQIGGRGSGIQLTKDFDGKGKTIKVAPNNYGLLVDDSYANNSYGAISPNKITISNVNLVSEGGATALPVLNVISTDDLTLSNVTLDMSAAQNLQATMNLKAVSDVDLSGITAAGAGAFIDYSPKTANTMNLSFDDGMKVATGAALVMDESNGATLSFATNPMDTFFTELPSYDTAGKIDIAEKVVSGEIPAPLIASITYSTTTKTEKAVTATLRANKAITIKNRAAGWTATDSSNKVFTKVFTRNASETVNFIDDDGESATANVFVNWIVEPTPSSSQPTPPSSTTAPSKAAPSSTETVISPTHSTNNEPKSKEKAELPKTNDTSGRTLSFVGISLLATLATFEFYRKIIKN, from the coding sequence ATGAGAAAAAGGATTTTACAACTCTTAATAATAATTTCAGTTATTCTACTTGGAAATATTTTTTTGACAAATTTTAGTCACCTGTCAGTGCTGACAGTTTTTGCTGATACAAGTTCACCCGTGGTAGTTTCAAATGAGGAGCAACTCGTAGCAGCTATTGATGATTCGTCAGTACAAAATATAGAAATTTCTGGTACCTATCAAATCGGAGGACGCGGTTCAGGAATCCAATTAACAAAAGATTTTGACGGTAAAGGAAAAACAATCAAGGTTGCACCAAATAATTACGGTTTGTTGGTGGACGACTCTTATGCCAATAATTCATATGGAGCTATTTCTCCAAATAAAATCACGATTTCCAATGTGAATCTCGTTTCAGAAGGTGGCGCAACAGCTCTGCCTGTGCTGAATGTTATTTCGACTGATGATTTGACTTTATCAAATGTCACGCTTGATATGAGCGCTGCTCAAAACTTACAAGCAACGATGAATCTCAAAGCTGTGAGCGATGTTGATTTGAGCGGAATCACGGCTGCTGGAGCAGGAGCTTTTATTGATTATTCACCTAAAACTGCAAATACAATGAATTTAAGTTTTGATGATGGTATGAAGGTGGCTACTGGAGCTGCATTGGTGATGGATGAGAGTAATGGTGCAACTTTAAGCTTTGCAACAAACCCAATGGATACCTTCTTTACAGAATTACCTTCTTATGATACAGCAGGGAAGATTGATATTGCAGAAAAAGTCGTTTCTGGAGAAATTCCTGCTCCTTTGATTGCAAGTATTACTTACTCAACGACAACAAAAACAGAAAAAGCCGTTACAGCGACTTTGAGAGCCAATAAAGCGATTACCATCAAAAATCGTGCTGCGGGTTGGACAGCGACAGATAGTAGCAACAAAGTTTTTACAAAAGTTTTCACAAGAAATGCTTCAGAAACAGTGAATTTTATAGATGATGACGGTGAAAGTGCGACGGCAAATGTTTTCGTTAACTGGATTGTAGAGCCAACTCCTTCCAGCTCCCAACCAACTCCTCCAAGCTCAACAACAGCACCATCCAAAGCTGCTCCGAGCTCAACAGAAACGGTAATTTCGCCAACTCATTCGACAAATAATGAACCAAAATCGAAAGAAAAGGCAGAACTTCCAAAAACAAATGATACATCAGGAAGAACCCTTAGTTTTGTTGGAATAAGCCTTCTCGCAACTTTAGCAACTTTTGAATTTTATAGAAAAATTATCAAAAATTAA
- a CDS encoding ROK family protein, translating into MYLAFDIGGTFVKYGVVADDGEILEKGKFPTPDEEKPFLSALTETTKSLSARFELAGIGVSAPGTPNKDGVMVNFGGLTKMYGLPLRKKLSALTDLPVVVENDANAAAIAEKWLGAGKNYSDYMVMALGTGIGGGIVINNQIYRGGHGIAGEFGWALTSGITAVGELEDVSQNFKAAAVMGLLRTYNEAQKSITHNNFTPLLEAKEVVDLAESGDKVAGIVFEQFLCDLTVNLMNLTACFDPEVILIGGGISANDYFIKRLQAKWSELIERHFGLSRIKNQGLLTEIKPAGLQNDAGMLGAAYTIKMKLKS; encoded by the coding sequence ATGTATTTAGCATTTGACATCGGCGGAACTTTTGTCAAATATGGCGTGGTCGCTGATGACGGCGAAATCTTGGAAAAAGGAAAATTTCCGACGCCTGATGAAGAAAAACCGTTTCTGTCAGCACTGACAGAAACAACAAAAAGTCTGTCAGCACGGTTTGAACTTGCGGGCATCGGTGTTTCAGCGCCAGGCACGCCCAATAAAGACGGAGTCATGGTCAATTTTGGTGGACTGACCAAAATGTATGGTCTGCCTTTGCGTAAAAAGCTGTCAGCACTGACAGACTTACCCGTAGTGGTGGAAAATGACGCGAATGCAGCTGCCATTGCTGAAAAGTGGCTTGGTGCTGGGAAGAATTATTCTGATTACATGGTGATGGCGCTTGGTACAGGTATTGGTGGCGGCATTGTCATCAATAACCAGATTTATCGTGGCGGGCATGGCATTGCAGGCGAATTTGGTTGGGCACTGACAAGCGGTATCACAGCGGTTGGTGAGCTTGAAGATGTTTCACAAAACTTCAAAGCAGCAGCTGTCATGGGACTTTTACGGACTTACAACGAAGCGCAAAAGTCCATCACGCATAACAATTTCACACCACTACTTGAGGCAAAAGAAGTCGTAGATTTGGCGGAATCAGGCGATAAAGTCGCAGGCATTGTCTTTGAGCAATTTTTGTGTGACCTTACGGTCAATCTAATGAATTTGACGGCTTGTTTTGACCCAGAGGTCATCTTGATTGGCGGTGGAATCTCGGCAAATGACTACTTCATCAAGAGGCTTCAAGCAAAATGGAGTGAGTTGATTGAGCGACATTTTGGACTGAGTCGGATAAAAAATCAAGGTCTTCTGACAGAAATCAAACCTGCTGGTCTGCAAAATGATGCAGGAATGTTAGGTGCAGCATACACGATTAAGATGAAATTGAAATCATGA
- a CDS encoding DUF1801 domain-containing protein, translating into MFKVEVNSSEDYFNFDLQRKSDLLQFDQLIKEVAPDLNAYFHAGTPIGASGMRVKLLGYGETFYLDRKARKVEWPMIGVALQKNYISVYIWSEVPIDDYIGKLGECKVGKKNNFSFRNFSDLKLDELRKLLLEVEKYYKK; encoded by the coding sequence GTGTTCAAAGTCGAGGTAAATTCTAGCGAAGATTATTTTAACTTTGACCTTCAACGGAAGTCAGATTTATTGCAATTTGACCAGCTTATCAAGGAGGTCGCACCAGATTTGAATGCTTATTTTCACGCTGGGACACCTATCGGCGCAAGTGGAATGCGTGTGAAATTGCTTGGCTATGGTGAGACTTTTTATCTAGACCGGAAAGCTAGAAAAGTTGAGTGGCCAATGATTGGGGTGGCGCTTCAAAAAAACTATATCAGTGTTTACATTTGGAGCGAGGTGCCGATTGACGATTATATTGGTAAGCTTGGAGAATGCAAAGTTGGCAAGAAAAATAACTTTAGCTTTCGGAATTTTTCAGATTTAAAGCTTGATGAACTCAGAAAGTTGTTGCTAGAAGTCGAAAAATATTACAAAAAATGA
- a CDS encoding fibronectin type III-like domain-contianing protein — protein sequence MEDPVSNLVRPVRELLDFKRIPLKKGEAKRVEFSVSTDSLSYVEHQGEKRLENGEVRFYINDLIAVIGEIEVVK from the coding sequence ATGGAAGATCCTGTGTCAAACCTCGTGCGCCCCGTGCGCGAATTGCTTGATTTCAAGCGAATTCCACTTAAAAAAGGCGAAGCGAAACGGGTTGAATTTTCTGTCAGCACTGACAGCTTATCATACGTGGAGCATCAGGGTGAAAAACGGCTTGAAAACGGGGAAGTGCGGTTTTATATCAATGATTTGATCGCCGTTATTGGCGAGATTGAGGTGGTAAAATGA